Proteins from one Planctomycetota bacterium genomic window:
- a CDS encoding adenylosuccinate synthase yields MPGTCVIGLQWGDEAKGKIVDLLTERHDVVVRYQGGANAGHTIVANGQTYKLSLIPSGVLRPNVQCVVTGGVVINPNSLLGEIDGLAGRGVDCTRSLLLSDRAHVIFPWHLEEDRVQETRAAGAGAIGTTQRGIGPCYRDKVGRSSAIRLGDLYRPDFADRVKRIAADKTLWLTTLAGGSDKFAALDPAAITEQYRGYAERLKPMVTDTTSWLHDALEGGKRVLFEGAQGALLDVDHGTYPYVTSSNSSGVGISSGSGVPGRYLQRVIGVIKAYNTRVGGGPFPTEQDNAIGQRLRDRGNEYGTVTRRPRRCGWFDAVAARYTARLSGADCLAVMLLDVLSASPEVKICTAYDLDGRRITTFPSHVDDVKRVVPVYETLPGWEEEITHVTNYADLPANARAYLDRIAEVVGRPVEIASVGPDRAQTIFKTSAAKLLAV; encoded by the coding sequence GTGCCAGGAACGTGTGTGATCGGGCTGCAATGGGGTGACGAAGCCAAAGGGAAAATCGTCGACTTGCTCACCGAGCGCCACGACGTCGTCGTCCGCTACCAGGGGGGCGCGAACGCCGGCCATACGATCGTCGCCAATGGCCAGACCTATAAGCTGTCGCTGATCCCCAGCGGCGTGTTGCGCCCGAACGTGCAATGTGTCGTCACCGGCGGCGTCGTGATCAACCCCAACAGCCTGCTCGGCGAAATCGACGGGCTGGCCGGACGCGGCGTCGACTGCACGCGCTCGCTGCTGTTGAGCGACCGTGCTCACGTGATCTTCCCCTGGCACTTGGAAGAAGATCGGGTGCAAGAGACCCGGGCCGCGGGCGCGGGGGCCATCGGCACCACGCAGCGTGGCATTGGCCCTTGCTACCGCGACAAGGTTGGCCGCAGCTCGGCGATTCGCCTGGGTGACTTGTATCGGCCGGACTTCGCCGATCGGGTCAAGCGGATCGCCGCCGACAAAACCCTGTGGCTGACGACTCTGGCGGGCGGCTCCGACAAGTTCGCCGCGCTCGACCCGGCCGCCATCACCGAACAATACCGGGGCTACGCCGAGCGACTCAAGCCGATGGTGACCGACACGACCAGTTGGCTGCACGACGCCTTGGAAGGCGGCAAGCGCGTGCTGTTCGAAGGGGCGCAAGGAGCGCTGCTGGACGTCGATCATGGCACTTATCCGTATGTGACGAGCAGCAACAGCTCGGGCGTCGGCATCTCGTCGGGCTCGGGCGTGCCGGGACGTTACTTGCAGCGCGTGATCGGCGTGATCAAAGCCTATAACACGCGCGTCGGCGGCGGGCCGTTTCCGACCGAGCAAGACAACGCCATCGGCCAGCGTCTGCGCGATCGCGGGAATGAATACGGCACGGTCACGCGCCGTCCGCGGCGGTGCGGCTGGTTCGACGCCGTGGCAGCCCGTTACACGGCGCGGTTGAGCGGGGCCGATTGCCTGGCGGTGATGCTGCTCGACGTGCTCAGCGCCTCGCCCGAGGTGAAAATCTGCACGGCCTATGATCTGGACGGTCGGCGGATAACCACCTTCCCCAGTCACGTCGATGACGTGAAACGCGTCGTGCCGGTGTACGAAACATTGCCCGGCTGGGAGGAAGAAATCACGCACGTCACGAACTATGCTGACTTGCCGGCGAACGCTCGGGCCTACCTGGATCGGATTGCCGAAGTCGTCGGCCGCCCGGTCGAGATCGCCTCGGTCGGCCCCGACCGCGCGCAAACGATCTTCAAAACAAGCGCCGCGAAGTTGCTCGCGGTTTAG
- a CDS encoding HDIG domain-containing protein codes for MSTGRKRGLRSLRGAVLELPPGRIEQALDSLRRGDVLVRLAVCAIALLSLWALTVPWKPPFSFRPGYVPNRDIVSRIQFKQPDPFALREQQNLARNREPVVYRQDPQGLQLLRANLQHVLSEVVNANTLADLNPETRKQIQAALAAPANGAAKKEDNLPDTEQQEEVFQQFRAALGGAANLETLGEELGKVFSKFEQQGLLDKLPEAHGEGNRKDIWVYPTGRPKDKFPTPVADVLIGDGGSLLRRLGHHLPPATVGPIFNWLHPRLTSTLEYDEKLTLQVRDTAAAAVAEQFKYFEPHQLLALANKPLDAATLVLLELEHNQYVNSLTWRECVERAVAVLGLLVTIFVLGGYYLYHHERRLVTDLFRLSTLLISAVAAVLLVHWMSDYGAELIPLLLFGMTFAIAYHRDVALMLTLSMAMVLVTTTGHGLGEFMVLISVVCSAIVQLGHIRSRSKLLKVGAISALVAAACSLGVGLLDEQPLGWPWEIEGNNGALWAYATRNAVCTLAAGFLLTGLLPMIEKMFGVLTEISLLEWSDVSHPLLQELVRRAPGTYNHSINVASMAEAAAEAVGGCGLLVRVGAYFHDIGKMLKPNYFVENQAAGENRHDTLVPAMSTLIIIAHVKDGADLARQHNLPQPIIDFIEQHHGTTLVEYFFNRANKRSDAEGDETEVEESSYRYPGPKPQTIETAVLMIADAVESASRALVEPTPARIESLVEEISHKKLIDGQFSQCHMTLEQLRTIEDSLIKSLSAIYHGRVKYPAPASA; via the coding sequence ATGTCGACAGGCCGAAAACGTGGATTGCGCTCGCTGCGGGGCGCCGTGCTCGAGTTGCCTCCGGGGCGGATCGAGCAGGCGCTCGACTCGCTGCGCCGTGGCGACGTGCTGGTGCGATTGGCCGTTTGCGCGATCGCCTTGCTATCGTTGTGGGCGCTGACGGTCCCCTGGAAACCACCGTTCAGCTTCCGCCCAGGCTACGTGCCCAACCGGGACATCGTTTCGCGCATCCAGTTCAAGCAGCCCGACCCGTTCGCGCTGCGCGAGCAGCAAAATCTGGCCCGTAACCGCGAGCCGGTCGTCTATCGCCAGGATCCCCAGGGGTTGCAACTGCTGCGAGCCAACTTGCAGCACGTGCTGTCCGAGGTGGTCAACGCCAACACGCTGGCCGACCTGAACCCCGAAACGCGCAAGCAGATACAAGCAGCCCTCGCCGCGCCGGCCAACGGCGCCGCGAAGAAGGAAGACAACCTGCCCGATACCGAACAGCAAGAAGAAGTGTTTCAGCAGTTCCGCGCCGCGCTTGGCGGAGCCGCGAACCTGGAAACCTTGGGCGAAGAGTTGGGGAAGGTCTTTTCCAAGTTCGAACAGCAAGGCCTGCTCGACAAGTTGCCCGAGGCGCACGGCGAAGGGAACCGTAAGGACATTTGGGTCTATCCGACCGGCCGACCCAAGGATAAGTTCCCCACGCCAGTGGCCGACGTGTTGATTGGGGACGGCGGGTCGCTGTTGCGTCGGCTGGGACACCATCTGCCGCCGGCTACGGTCGGGCCGATCTTCAACTGGCTCCATCCGCGCTTGACCAGCACGCTGGAATACGACGAAAAGCTGACCCTGCAGGTTCGCGACACCGCCGCGGCCGCAGTGGCCGAACAGTTCAAATATTTCGAACCGCACCAGTTGCTTGCCCTGGCCAATAAGCCATTGGACGCGGCCACGCTCGTCCTGTTGGAACTTGAACACAACCAGTACGTCAATTCGCTGACCTGGCGCGAGTGCGTCGAGCGGGCCGTGGCGGTGCTGGGCCTGTTGGTCACGATCTTCGTGCTGGGTGGCTACTACCTATATCATCACGAGCGCCGGCTGGTGACCGACCTGTTCCGGCTGTCGACGTTGTTGATCTCGGCCGTGGCGGCGGTGTTGCTGGTCCACTGGATGAGCGACTACGGCGCGGAACTGATTCCGCTATTACTGTTCGGCATGACGTTCGCCATCGCCTATCATCGCGATGTGGCCTTGATGCTCACGCTGTCGATGGCCATGGTCCTGGTCACTACCACGGGGCACGGGCTGGGCGAGTTCATGGTCCTGATCAGCGTCGTCTGCTCGGCCATCGTTCAATTGGGTCACATTCGCAGCCGGAGCAAGCTGCTCAAGGTCGGCGCGATCTCGGCGTTGGTGGCGGCGGCCTGTTCCCTAGGAGTCGGTTTGCTCGATGAACAGCCGCTGGGTTGGCCCTGGGAAATTGAAGGGAACAACGGCGCGTTGTGGGCTTATGCGACGCGGAATGCCGTTTGTACCTTGGCGGCCGGGTTTCTGCTGACCGGCTTGCTACCGATGATCGAAAAGATGTTCGGCGTGTTGACCGAGATCAGCTTGCTGGAATGGAGCGACGTCTCGCACCCGTTGTTGCAAGAGTTGGTCCGCCGCGCGCCGGGCACGTACAACCACTCGATCAACGTGGCCTCGATGGCCGAAGCGGCGGCCGAGGCGGTGGGGGGCTGCGGGCTGCTGGTTCGCGTGGGGGCGTACTTCCACGACATCGGCAAAATGCTCAAGCCCAACTATTTTGTCGAGAACCAGGCTGCGGGCGAGAATCGTCACGACACGCTGGTGCCGGCGATGAGCACCTTGATCATCATCGCCCACGTCAAGGACGGCGCCGACTTGGCGCGGCAGCACAACTTGCCCCAGCCGATCATCGACTTCATCGAGCAACATCACGGCACAACCTTGGTCGAATACTTCTTCAACCGCGCCAACAAACGGAGCGACGCCGAAGGGGACGAGACCGAGGTCGAGGAAAGCTCGTACCGATACCCTGGTCCCAAGCCCCAGACGATCGAAACCGCCGTGCTGATGATCGCCGACGCGGTCGAAAGCGCCAGCCGGGCGCTGGTCGAGCCGACGCCCGCGCGGATCGAAAGCCTGGTCGAGGAAATCAGCCACAAGAAGCTGATCGACGGGCAGTTCAGCCAGTGCCACATGACGCTCGAGCAATTGCGGACCATCGAGGACAGCCTGATCAAGTCGCTGTCGGCGATCTATCACGGCCGCGTCAAGTATCCGGCGCCAGCTTCGGCGTAG
- a CDS encoding isoprenyl transferase: protein MPTAAAKEAAQAALGVLPERRPRHIAVIMDGNGRWAQSRGLPRIEGHRHGVASVRRTTEECARLDIEQLTLYCLSSENWKRPQAELDFLMHLLEQYMIEERQTLCDENIRLRVIGRREGIPADVQRSMDKTIEITAGHTGLTLCLAINYGARGELVDMARQLAEQAQAGTLDPAAIDEDLVANHLYTAGMADPDLLIRTAGQLRISNFLLWQISYAELWVTERCWPEFDEASLHEAIRSFADRDRRYGGLNQ, encoded by the coding sequence ATTCCGACCGCTGCCGCCAAAGAAGCTGCCCAGGCCGCGCTCGGCGTGCTGCCCGAGCGTCGACCGCGGCACATTGCCGTAATCATGGACGGCAACGGCCGCTGGGCGCAAAGCCGCGGGCTGCCGCGGATCGAGGGGCATCGTCACGGCGTGGCCAGCGTGCGGCGCACGACCGAGGAGTGCGCCCGGCTCGACATCGAGCAACTCACGCTCTATTGCCTGTCGAGCGAGAACTGGAAGCGGCCGCAAGCGGAACTCGACTTCCTGATGCACCTGCTCGAGCAGTACATGATCGAAGAGCGGCAGACGCTCTGCGACGAGAACATCCGCCTGCGAGTGATCGGCCGCCGCGAGGGGATTCCGGCCGACGTACAACGGTCGATGGACAAGACGATCGAGATCACTGCGGGGCACACGGGGCTGACGCTGTGCCTGGCCATCAACTATGGCGCACGCGGCGAGCTGGTCGACATGGCGCGGCAACTGGCCGAGCAGGCCCAGGCCGGCACGCTCGACCCGGCCGCGATCGATGAAGACCTGGTGGCGAACCATCTCTACACCGCCGGCATGGCGGACCCTGACTTGTTGATTCGCACGGCGGGGCAACTGCGGATCAGCAACTTTCTGCTCTGGCAGATCAGCTACGCCGAGCTGTGGGTCACCGAGCGCTGCTGGCCCGAGTTCGACGAAGCGTCGCTGCACGAAGCGATTCGCAGTTTCGCCGACCGCGACCGCCGCTACGGCGGGCTTAACCAGTGA
- a CDS encoding lipoate--protein ligase family protein yields MQLVDHTCATPEENLALDEALLDEAEASDEPHEVLRLWESNRPLVVVGRSTQVAVEVNSAACDARGVPVLRRSSGGGAVVAGPGCLMYGVVLSCRRRPELRSIDACHRTVMEATHAALAPHLSEIAFRGTCDLAWREQKFSGNSLRCRRDNVLYHGTLLYDFPLELIAELLGKPQREPEYRLRRSHAEFVTNLPLGRDVLRQTLIRAWQADEPRTELPLARMRQLVAEKYSDPAWNARH; encoded by the coding sequence ATGCAACTGGTCGATCACACTTGTGCCACGCCCGAGGAGAACCTGGCGCTCGACGAAGCGCTGCTCGACGAGGCCGAGGCCAGCGACGAGCCGCACGAGGTGTTGCGGCTGTGGGAGTCGAACCGGCCGCTGGTTGTCGTCGGCCGCTCGACGCAAGTGGCCGTCGAGGTGAACAGCGCCGCCTGTGACGCGCGGGGCGTGCCGGTGCTGCGCCGTTCGAGTGGCGGCGGCGCGGTGGTGGCCGGCCCGGGCTGTTTGATGTACGGCGTGGTGCTCAGTTGCCGGCGGCGGCCCGAGTTGCGCAGTATCGACGCCTGTCACCGGACGGTGATGGAAGCGACGCACGCGGCTTTGGCGCCGCACTTGTCCGAGATCGCTTTTCGCGGGACGTGCGATCTGGCCTGGCGCGAACAGAAATTCTCGGGGAACAGTCTCCGCTGTCGTCGCGACAACGTGCTGTATCACGGGACGCTGTTGTACGACTTCCCGCTGGAGTTGATTGCCGAGTTGTTGGGCAAGCCGCAGCGCGAGCCCGAATATCGACTGCGCCGTTCGCACGCCGAGTTTGTCACGAACTTGCCACTGGGGCGTGACGTGCTGCGCCAGACGCTGATCCGCGCCTGGCAAGCCGACGAACCGCGCACCGAGTTACCCCTGGCCCGCATGCGGCAACTAGTGGCCGAGAAATATTCGGACCCGGCGTGGAATGCGCGGCACTGA
- a CDS encoding PhoH family protein: MSETNISVVGSQALLSLFGTRDQHLRQVRDAFGVKISARNDEVHVEGTESAVAQATRVLEQLKSLAERRGHVTPDDVALAIEAVTGKGAPADAPVIETMHAGRKVQPRTLGQARYVRSIMENDVVFCHGPAGTGKTYLAVAMAVQALRQERVRKIVLVRPAVEAGESLGYLPGDLQAKINPYLRPLLDALREMIDFDQMKRLTELDVIEVAPLAYMRGRTLNEAFIILDEAQNTTVAQMKMFLTRMGRGSKIVVSGDTTQIDLPPHVSSGLIDAHRRLHDIDGLAHITLTGADIVRHRLVQEIVRAYEDGPRRH, from the coding sequence ATGTCGGAAACCAACATCTCGGTCGTCGGTTCTCAGGCGCTGCTGTCCTTGTTCGGCACGCGCGACCAGCACCTGCGGCAAGTTCGCGACGCCTTCGGGGTCAAAATCTCGGCCCGCAATGACGAGGTCCACGTCGAAGGGACCGAATCCGCCGTGGCCCAGGCGACCCGCGTGCTCGAACAGCTCAAGTCACTGGCCGAACGTCGCGGACACGTCACCCCCGACGATGTCGCCCTGGCCATCGAAGCGGTCACGGGCAAGGGTGCGCCGGCCGACGCGCCGGTGATCGAAACCATGCACGCCGGCCGCAAGGTGCAACCGCGCACCCTGGGCCAGGCCCGATACGTCCGCTCGATCATGGAGAACGACGTTGTCTTCTGCCATGGACCGGCGGGGACCGGCAAGACCTATCTGGCCGTGGCGATGGCCGTCCAGGCCTTACGTCAGGAGCGCGTGCGCAAGATCGTCCTGGTCCGTCCCGCGGTCGAAGCGGGCGAAAGCCTGGGCTACTTGCCCGGCGACCTGCAAGCCAAGATCAACCCTTACCTGCGGCCGCTGCTGGACGCGCTGCGCGAGATGATCGACTTCGATCAGATGAAGCGGCTCACCGAGCTGGACGTGATCGAAGTCGCGCCGCTAGCGTACATGCGCGGCCGGACGCTGAACGAAGCCTTCATCATCCTGGATGAAGCCCAGAACACCACCGTGGCCCAGATGAAGATGTTCCTGACGCGCATGGGGCGCGGCTCGAAGATCGTCGTCTCGGGCGATACGACCCAAATCGACTTGCCGCCGCACGTCAGCAGCGGCCTGATCGACGCCCATCGCCGGCTGCACGATATCGACGGCCTGGCGCACATCACCCTGACCGGCGCCGACATCGTGCGGCACCGGCTGGTTCAAGAAATCGTGCGGGCCTACGAGGACGGACCCCGGCGCCACTAA
- a CDS encoding CDP-archaeol synthase, producing MAAVVGLSCLDTYAIISGIWLLPLAVVVAILGSGELIWMMRQRGLQPHAWVIYPANVALVLATCIHPIISLLWDRDSPAGMSDLEVYVETILNQLRWSGMALVIVALAMLATLLLEMRRYTGPGGIVERLGVTLLPILYVGVLLVFVIEVRLYRGGGRIGMVALASLIATVKMCDIGAYTFGRLFGKHKMAPVLSPRKTWEGFVGGLLFGCLGAWLSSYLLDWPKDPYTYAGTFVPNPWGWIVYGLLISATGVLGDLAESLLKRDLGCKDSSNWMPGFGGVLDILDSILFAAPVAYLCWTLWLLGECVSNQSP from the coding sequence GTGGCGGCCGTGGTCGGGCTGTCTTGCCTGGACACCTATGCCATCATTTCCGGCATCTGGCTTTTGCCACTGGCGGTTGTCGTTGCCATTCTGGGCAGCGGTGAGCTGATCTGGATGATGCGGCAGCGCGGCCTGCAGCCGCATGCTTGGGTGATTTATCCAGCAAATGTGGCACTCGTGCTGGCGACCTGTATTCACCCGATCATTTCCCTACTCTGGGACCGTGATTCGCCCGCAGGCATGTCCGACCTAGAGGTTTACGTCGAGACAATACTGAACCAGCTCCGTTGGTCAGGCATGGCGCTTGTAATTGTGGCGCTGGCGATGCTTGCCACTCTGTTACTAGAAATGCGCCGCTACACTGGCCCGGGCGGGATCGTCGAGCGATTGGGCGTCACACTGCTGCCCATCCTTTATGTCGGCGTGCTGCTTGTATTCGTGATCGAGGTGCGGTTGTATCGCGGCGGTGGGCGCATTGGCATGGTGGCGCTGGCCTCGTTGATCGCCACGGTGAAGATGTGCGACATTGGCGCCTATACGTTTGGCCGGCTGTTCGGCAAGCACAAGATGGCCCCTGTCCTCAGCCCTAGGAAGACCTGGGAAGGTTTTGTCGGTGGGTTGCTGTTTGGCTGTCTGGGAGCGTGGCTGAGCAGCTATCTCCTCGACTGGCCGAAGGATCCTTATACGTACGCGGGAACATTCGTGCCGAATCCGTGGGGCTGGATCGTGTACGGGCTCCTCATCAGCGCCACGGGCGTACTAGGAGACTTGGCCGAGTCGTTGCTGAAACGAGACCTAGGTTGCAAGGACAGCAGCAACTGGATGCCCGGCTTCGGCGGCGTGCTCGATATTCTGGACTCGATCCTCTTCGCTGCCCCGGTGGCCTATCTGTGCTGGACTCTATGGCTTCTTGGCGAGTGCGTCTCTAACCAATCGCCTTGA
- the lipA gene encoding lipoyl synthase encodes MLNQGGANQGSGGCCSSGAGHESGGCHEHEAATTTASPQRLPRWLKRNVPLGNANFYTDRLLDELNLETVCVEAKCPNRMECWSQKTATFMILGNVCTRPCGFCSVNKGKTQPLALDEPQRLAEASFRLGLKHVVITSVTRDDLPDGGAEHFYQCVLAVRAKTGATVEVLTPDFLDKPGAIERVVAAAPEVFNHNTETVPRLYRTVRGRKSDYRWTLELLARVKRLNSAVRTKSGLMLGLGETRGELLDTLADLLANGVEMLTLGQYLQPTPEHLPVERYIPPEEFDELGAQARAMGFAQVASGPFVRSSYHAREMAESLG; translated from the coding sequence ATTCTCAATCAAGGTGGCGCCAATCAAGGGAGCGGCGGTTGCTGCTCGTCGGGCGCTGGCCACGAAAGCGGCGGCTGCCACGAGCATGAAGCAGCCACGACCACGGCGTCGCCCCAGCGCTTGCCGCGCTGGCTGAAGCGCAATGTCCCACTGGGAAACGCCAACTTCTACACCGATCGGCTGCTCGACGAGTTGAACCTGGAAACAGTCTGCGTCGAGGCCAAGTGCCCGAACCGGATGGAGTGTTGGTCCCAGAAGACCGCCACGTTCATGATCCTGGGAAATGTCTGCACGCGGCCGTGTGGCTTTTGCTCAGTGAACAAAGGCAAGACGCAACCCTTGGCACTCGATGAACCCCAGCGGCTGGCCGAAGCGAGTTTCCGCCTGGGACTGAAGCACGTGGTAATCACTTCGGTGACGCGCGACGATCTGCCCGACGGCGGGGCCGAACACTTTTACCAGTGCGTGCTGGCCGTGCGCGCCAAGACCGGCGCGACGGTCGAGGTGCTGACGCCTGACTTCTTGGACAAGCCGGGCGCTATCGAGCGCGTCGTCGCCGCGGCGCCGGAAGTGTTCAATCACAATACCGAAACCGTCCCCAGGCTCTATCGCACCGTGCGGGGGCGCAAGAGCGATTACCGCTGGACGCTCGAACTGCTCGCGCGGGTCAAACGCTTGAACTCGGCCGTCCGCACCAAGAGCGGGCTGATGCTGGGCCTGGGCGAGACGCGGGGCGAGCTGCTCGACACGCTGGCCGACTTGCTGGCCAACGGGGTCGAGATGCTGACGCTGGGGCAATACCTGCAGCCGACGCCCGAGCATTTGCCGGTCGAGCGTTATATCCCCCCCGAGGAGTTCGACGAGTTGGGCGCGCAAGCTCGCGCGATGGGCTTCGCCCAGGTGGCCAGCGGGCCGTTCGTCCGTTCGAGTTATCACGCCCGCGAAATGGCCGAATCGCTGGGGTAG
- a CDS encoding GxxExxY protein, which translates to MTASPESDRANQVSSVIVDAALKVHRALGPGLLESAYEACLAYELRSRGCRVDTQLPQPVVYGDIKLDVGYRIDLLVDDCVIVELKAVDRLLPIHEAQLLSYLKMSGRRLGLLINFNTGLLKDGIKRIANDL; encoded by the coding sequence GTGACGGCGAGCCCAGAATCTGATCGTGCGAATCAGGTGAGCAGCGTCATCGTTGATGCGGCATTGAAGGTGCATCGCGCGTTGGGGCCTGGGCTGTTGGAATCGGCTTATGAGGCGTGTTTGGCCTATGAGTTGCGCAGTCGCGGTTGCCGGGTCGACACCCAGCTACCGCAGCCAGTCGTGTACGGTGACATCAAATTAGATGTCGGTTATCGCATCGATCTACTCGTTGATGACTGTGTGATTGTCGAATTGAAGGCGGTCGATCGATTGCTTCCGATTCACGAAGCCCAATTGCTTTCGTACCTCAAGATGAGCGGCCGGCGACTCGGTTTGTTGATTAACTTCAATACCGGCTTGCTTAAAGATGGCATCAAGCGAATTGCGAACGATCTCTGA